In the genome of Limnobaculum zhutongyuii, one region contains:
- a CDS encoding lysophospholipid acyltransferase family protein, translating into MASIVNAQQSSILNRIWRIAATGFCFAVFGLGGLLLSTFWFSTIRLLVKDRQRCTQLTQNSIRYSFKLFIWLMRFVRVLDYQFYNIDKLKQDAGCIIVANHPSLLDYVFLASCMPRCDCIVKQSLLHNVFVRGVIKSAGYIANSESEILLPQCKEILNNKGMILIFPEGTRTTPGQEMHLQRGAANIAVRCDADIRLVTIHCDQPMLTKQGKWYNIPKMKPLFQIVVKEKISAKDYAAEGDASPAIAARRLTRILSQKLIPEPIKTNEKK; encoded by the coding sequence ATGGCATCAATAGTAAATGCTCAGCAATCTTCCATTCTGAATCGTATCTGGCGTATTGCCGCTACCGGATTTTGCTTTGCCGTATTTGGTCTTGGTGGATTGCTGCTGTCTACTTTTTGGTTCTCAACGATACGTCTGTTAGTTAAAGACAGACAACGCTGCACCCAACTAACACAAAACAGTATCCGCTACAGTTTTAAGCTTTTTATCTGGCTTATGCGTTTTGTTCGTGTACTGGATTACCAGTTTTATAATATCGATAAGCTAAAACAAGATGCAGGCTGTATTATCGTCGCCAACCACCCGAGCCTGTTGGACTACGTTTTTTTAGCCTCTTGTATGCCACGCTGTGACTGCATCGTTAAACAATCTTTATTACATAATGTTTTTGTCCGCGGCGTGATTAAATCCGCCGGGTATATAGCCAATTCCGAATCAGAAATTTTATTACCGCAATGCAAAGAAATATTAAATAACAAAGGGATGATTTTGATATTTCCGGAAGGAACGCGAACGACTCCCGGCCAGGAAATGCATTTGCAACGCGGTGCCGCGAATATTGCCGTGCGATGCGATGCTGATATTCGGTTGGTCACGATCCATTGCGACCAACCAATGCTGACGAAACAGGGAAAGTGGTATAATATCCCGAAAATGAAACCCTTGTTTCAAATCGTAGTAAAAGAAAAAATTAGCGCAAAGGATTACGCTGCTGAGGGCGACGCTTCGCCAGCTATTGCCGCTCGCCGTTTGACGCGAATTTTAAGTCAGAAGCTCATCCCGGAGCCGATAAAAACGAATGAGAAAAAATAA
- a CDS encoding AAA family ATPase translates to MQQHYRYQKPRWMRDLLRFLPLKSQFVLSGNVRDLQASEISPDIVTPLPFNHALHNALREAGYQHIIVFNPLNGFSPMVPPGDDPAPTQKLLGQLGLNVVEGRVSGGIDLLSSMLERLIELPGEPVALIVDFASCLINHRDNLSPVEHNLFTRALVLSHQARARPCGEQRQAFFNSVLWVVEKEGDLPDWFLINNPRIRPIPVAKPDRIARRALAPALLRSLPGQSEDTVMQEKTAQDFVDETEWLLLLDMNAIAQLARIEGVSQERISDAVRRYKVGITEDPWLKIEKDKIRNAGTIIQKRVKGQTHAVTHMLDIIKRAVTGVGGGKQGGRPRGVVFLAGPTGVGKTELAKTVTQLLFGDESAYIRFDMSEFSAEHADQRLIGAPPGYIGYNVGGELTNAIREKPFSVVLFDEIEKAHPRLMDKFLQIIDDGVLTSGRGDRVYFSEALIIFTSNLGIYRLDHSGERVANVRPEEPFETVQKNVKAEIERHFKLVLNRPELLNRIGENIIVFDFIRPEVAEQIFSQMVDNTLEGLTKLDLTVTISETALHVLRQLCLADLSNGGRGIRNHLEAHLVNPLSRALFDMDAQPGDSYQITGLLTGESTQLALTKQGPSF, encoded by the coding sequence ATGCAGCAGCATTATCGTTATCAGAAACCCCGTTGGATGCGTGATTTGCTACGCTTTTTACCGTTAAAAAGTCAGTTTGTGCTTTCTGGTAACGTTCGGGATCTTCAGGCCAGTGAGATTAGTCCTGATATTGTGACGCCTCTGCCGTTTAACCATGCGCTGCATAATGCACTGAGGGAAGCGGGCTATCAGCACATTATTGTATTTAATCCTCTTAATGGCTTCTCGCCGATGGTACCGCCGGGAGACGACCCCGCCCCTACGCAGAAATTACTTGGTCAGCTAGGCCTGAATGTGGTTGAAGGCCGGGTCAGCGGTGGGATTGATTTGCTCAGCAGCATGCTGGAGAGACTGATTGAGCTGCCGGGAGAGCCGGTTGCACTCATCGTCGATTTTGCCTCCTGTCTGATTAACCATCGGGATAACCTTTCTCCTGTAGAACATAACCTGTTTACCCGTGCGCTGGTGCTTTCGCATCAGGCTCGTGCACGCCCCTGTGGTGAACAGCGTCAGGCTTTCTTTAATAGCGTACTGTGGGTGGTGGAAAAAGAGGGAGATTTACCCGACTGGTTTCTGATAAATAACCCGCGTATTCGCCCTATTCCGGTGGCCAAACCGGATCGCATTGCGCGTCGGGCTTTAGCGCCGGCACTGTTGCGTTCATTGCCGGGGCAGTCTGAAGATACTGTGATGCAGGAAAAAACCGCGCAGGATTTTGTTGATGAAACCGAATGGTTACTGCTGCTGGATATGAATGCTATCGCTCAACTGGCCCGTATTGAAGGAGTTAGTCAGGAGCGCATCAGCGATGCGGTTCGCCGTTACAAAGTGGGTATTACTGAAGACCCATGGTTAAAAATTGAAAAAGATAAAATCCGTAACGCCGGAACCATTATTCAAAAACGGGTGAAGGGGCAGACTCACGCCGTTACCCATATGCTGGATATTATCAAGCGGGCGGTAACTGGCGTTGGTGGCGGAAAACAGGGTGGGCGACCGCGTGGCGTGGTTTTTCTGGCGGGTCCTACCGGGGTGGGGAAAACTGAACTGGCAAAAACCGTCACTCAATTACTGTTTGGTGACGAAAGTGCCTATATTCGTTTCGATATGTCAGAATTTAGCGCTGAACATGCGGACCAGCGCCTGATTGGTGCCCCTCCGGGTTATATTGGTTATAACGTTGGTGGTGAGCTCACTAATGCCATTCGGGAAAAGCCGTTTAGTGTAGTGCTGTTTGATGAGATAGAAAAAGCTCACCCGCGTTTGATGGATAAATTTCTACAGATTATTGATGATGGTGTGCTGACTTCCGGTCGTGGCGATCGGGTTTATTTTTCTGAAGCGCTGATTATTTTCACCTCTAATCTGGGGATTTATCGTCTGGATCACAGCGGTGAGCGCGTCGCTAACGTAAGGCCCGAAGAACCATTCGAAACGGTACAAAAAAATGTGAAGGCAGAAATTGAGCGTCACTTTAAGCTGGTGCTCAATCGCCCTGAACTGCTTAACCGTATCGGAGAAAATATTATTGTCTTCGACTTTATTCGTCCTGAGGTGGCTGAACAGATATTCAGCCAGATGGTAGACAATACGCTGGAAGGATTAACCAAGCTCGACCTGACGGTCACTATCAGTGAAACGGCGCTACATGTATTACGTCAGCTCTGTCTGGCGGATTTATCTAACGGTGGACGGGGAATTCGTAACCATCTGGAAGCACATCTGGTTAATCCTCTTTCCCGTGCACTGTTTGATATGGATGCACAACCCGGGGACAGCTACCAGATAACGGGTTTACTTACCGGGGAATCAACACAGTTAGCGTTGACTAAACAGGGGCCATCATTCTGA
- a CDS encoding beta-ketoacyl synthase chain length factor, translated as MTYSFNILDWCALAPGLSSVEQWQNWSIHPKTDWDGTLPKTQHIPMMTARRMSTASRLSVEVGLTLLNQQPDAAIFISRHGELERTCKIIEGLCQQQDISPTDFAMSVHNTASGLLTITGKQPLPITSIAAGIDGFQQGMLEAQAMLADGAKKVLLVDFDGAVPDAYQTRIVHRIPAYAVGFLISAGENLCCQQIDKSVSHLPVETETPALPQSITFMQHWLAKDSQFTLQGMRSDWQWHQ; from the coding sequence ATGACATATTCATTTAACATTCTGGATTGGTGCGCACTGGCTCCGGGACTATCAAGCGTCGAACAATGGCAAAACTGGTCAATACATCCAAAAACAGACTGGGATGGCACCTTACCCAAAACCCAGCATATTCCGATGATGACCGCCCGCCGCATGAGTACTGCCAGTCGACTCAGCGTAGAAGTAGGCCTCACCTTACTGAACCAACAGCCCGATGCCGCTATTTTTATCAGCCGACACGGTGAACTTGAGCGAACCTGCAAAATTATTGAAGGGCTTTGCCAACAGCAAGATATCTCACCAACCGATTTTGCTATGTCCGTTCATAACACCGCATCCGGATTGTTAACCATTACCGGAAAACAGCCATTACCAATAACCTCTATTGCCGCAGGCATTGATGGTTTTCAACAGGGGATGCTGGAAGCACAGGCAATGCTGGCTGATGGCGCGAAAAAAGTGCTGCTGGTTGATTTTGATGGTGCAGTTCCTGATGCTTATCAGACACGGATAGTGCACCGAATACCGGCTTATGCCGTTGGTTTTTTGATATCTGCGGGTGAAAACCTCTGCTGTCAGCAAATAGATAAAAGCGTATCTCATTTACCTGTCGAAACAGAGACTCCCGCATTACCACAAAGCATCACTTTTATGCAGCACTGGCTGGCAAAAGATTCTCAATTCACACTACAGGGAATGAGGTCTGACTGGCAATGGCATCAATAG
- a CDS encoding methyltransferase, translated as MSTETEVRYGYDKDPFTALEAITEAQKLAFAPMLFQAALNLRDSGILTTLDKAGKQGASPEEIAQSVNLNHYAIQLLLDVGLSSRIVYQNGERFLLGKVGHFLLHDKMTRVNMDFSQDVCYQGMFHLNEALEKSQPSGLKVFGDWATIYPALSQLPDAAQQSWFAFDHFYSDAAFNEAFRHIFLLNPQHIYDVGGNTGKWAMCCAKNDEQVNVTILDLPQQIALAKKNIENAGYSERINGYGVDLLTADQLPGEADVWWMSQFLDCFSEEQVVHILKLIGKSMKPDAQVCIMEVFWDRQPFEAGALSLNASSLYFTCMANGNSRFYHSRVLYDCLRKAGFYVQQDIDNLGLGHTLLICKRLPD; from the coding sequence TTGAGTACAGAGACTGAAGTACGCTATGGCTATGATAAGGACCCCTTCACAGCATTAGAAGCTATCACTGAAGCGCAGAAGCTTGCGTTTGCCCCAATGTTATTTCAAGCCGCACTAAATCTTCGTGACAGTGGAATACTGACCACACTGGATAAAGCCGGTAAACAGGGCGCAAGCCCTGAAGAAATAGCCCAATCGGTTAATCTAAATCACTATGCTATTCAGCTGTTATTGGATGTTGGTTTAAGTAGTCGCATTGTTTATCAAAATGGTGAGCGCTTCCTGTTGGGTAAAGTTGGTCATTTTTTACTGCATGACAAAATGACCCGGGTCAATATGGATTTTAGCCAGGATGTCTGTTATCAGGGAATGTTCCATCTCAATGAAGCGTTGGAAAAAAGCCAACCTTCCGGTCTTAAAGTATTTGGCGACTGGGCAACGATCTATCCTGCATTAAGTCAGTTACCTGATGCCGCGCAACAAAGCTGGTTTGCTTTTGACCATTTCTATTCCGATGCGGCGTTCAATGAGGCATTCAGACATATTTTTCTTTTAAATCCACAGCATATTTATGATGTTGGCGGAAATACCGGAAAGTGGGCGATGTGCTGCGCTAAAAATGATGAGCAGGTTAATGTCACCATTTTGGACCTTCCTCAGCAAATTGCTTTAGCTAAAAAGAACATTGAAAACGCAGGATACAGCGAGCGTATTAACGGTTATGGCGTTGATTTATTAACGGCAGATCAACTACCAGGTGAAGCGGATGTCTGGTGGATGAGTCAGTTCCTTGACTGTTTTAGTGAGGAACAAGTCGTGCATATTCTGAAGCTGATTGGTAAAAGCATGAAGCCGGATGCGCAGGTTTGCATTATGGAAGTGTTCTGGGATCGCCAACCATTTGAAGCTGGGGCGCTAAGCCTGAATGCCTCATCCCTCTACTTCACCTGTATGGCTAATGGTAACAGTCGCTTTTATCACTCTCGGGTACTGTATGATTGCCTGCGTAAAGCCGGATTTTACGTGCAACAAGATATTGATAATTTAGGTTTAGGTCATACCCTGCTGATTTGTAAGCGCTTACCTGACTAA
- a CDS encoding AMP-binding protein, whose amino-acid sequence MDNQKNAASRITLRLRDTLSTQRPDNTLIAWRGEQLLTLSDFRHQIIALIRQLQSSSEKRWAICFNDSYLFSAAMLALLYSNKTPVIPGHLRQAQLQEQQQQGAFDALLTDLPLQVSCPTIQISTTAPEQSASFFDLPDWPTQAEIILFTSGSTGQPKAVSKPVRLLEAESEILARYCSRQLENTRVAATVSHQHLYGLTFRILLPLALGLPFNALATEYHEQLQPVAGTPLMLVASPAYLKRLDCSLTPLNCVMVLSAGGPLNREEAQRVQQCLGVLPLEIYGTSETGVIAHRIQQHAEQPWQAFDGIDIAQLQDDTIHVTSPLFEDDSGSTIYDIIRIDDHGFHLLGRKDKIIKIEEKRLSLTDVEQRLLSLNEISDVAIIPLTQGNRTILAAIIVLTESGKRYYQQSEIVLTHHLRQQLREWLEPVAIPKRWRIVEAIPLNTQGKRAYSELQELFL is encoded by the coding sequence ATGGATAATCAGAAAAATGCTGCGTCACGCATAACATTACGCCTGCGTGACACGTTAAGCACTCAACGCCCCGATAATACGCTGATAGCCTGGCGCGGCGAGCAACTGCTCACGTTATCTGATTTTCGCCATCAAATAATAGCGCTAATCCGGCAACTTCAATCCTCGTCAGAAAAACGCTGGGCTATTTGTTTTAATGATAGCTATCTCTTTTCTGCCGCTATGCTAGCGTTACTTTACAGTAATAAAACCCCTGTCATTCCGGGGCATTTGCGTCAGGCTCAACTGCAGGAACAGCAACAACAAGGCGCTTTTGATGCGTTACTGACCGATTTACCGCTCCAAGTGAGCTGCCCGACCATCCAGATATCAACAACGGCACCAGAACAAAGCGCCTCCTTTTTCGACCTTCCTGACTGGCCAACACAGGCCGAAATTATTCTGTTTACCTCAGGTTCAACCGGACAACCGAAAGCCGTTTCTAAACCCGTCAGGTTACTGGAAGCGGAAAGCGAAATTCTGGCACGCTATTGCTCCAGGCAACTGGAAAATACCCGGGTGGCAGCAACGGTCTCCCATCAGCACCTTTATGGTTTAACCTTCCGTATTCTTTTACCTCTTGCTCTGGGGCTACCCTTTAATGCACTGGCAACAGAGTATCATGAGCAATTACAGCCCGTTGCTGGCACCCCACTGATGTTGGTCGCCAGCCCGGCCTACCTGAAACGGCTGGATTGCAGCCTTACGCCATTAAACTGTGTGATGGTTCTCTCTGCCGGAGGGCCATTAAATCGGGAAGAAGCCCAGCGTGTACAGCAATGTCTGGGGGTTTTACCTTTGGAAATTTATGGCACCAGTGAGACCGGCGTCATCGCCCATCGTATCCAACAGCATGCCGAACAACCCTGGCAGGCCTTTGACGGTATTGATATCGCCCAACTTCAGGACGATACCATCCATGTTACATCCCCCCTGTTTGAAGATGATTCCGGCAGTACTATTTACGATATCATTCGTATCGATGACCATGGATTTCACCTGTTAGGACGTAAAGATAAAATCATTAAGATTGAAGAGAAACGGCTTTCCCTTACCGACGTAGAGCAGCGCCTGCTGTCGTTAAATGAAATCAGTGATGTGGCTATTATTCCACTCACGCAGGGAAACCGAACCATTCTGGCGGCGATTATCGTACTAACAGAATCCGGTAAGCGATATTATCAACAGAGCGAGATCGTCCTGACCCACCATTTGCGCCAACAATTAAGAGAATGGCTTGAGCCGGTTGCGATACCGAAACGCTGGCGAATAGTGGAAGCCATTCCGCTAAATACTCAAGGCAAGCGCGCCTACAGTGAATTACAGGAACTGTTTTTATGA
- a CDS encoding 3-hydroxyacyl-ACP dehydratase FabZ family protein, whose amino-acid sequence MKLPQEHARQISDDGSATLHLKLQPELFWFKGHFPEQPILPGVTQIHWAIHYGAEIFPLSPVFSAIDVVKFQRPLFPGEEITLTLSWDETKSRLNFQYCCGETVASSGRINLCQ is encoded by the coding sequence ATGAAGTTGCCACAGGAACATGCCCGTCAAATCTCTGATGACGGAAGTGCCACTCTCCATTTGAAACTCCAACCAGAACTGTTCTGGTTTAAAGGTCACTTTCCTGAACAGCCAATATTACCTGGCGTGACTCAAATTCACTGGGCGATACATTATGGCGCTGAGATTTTCCCACTCTCTCCGGTATTTAGCGCTATTGATGTAGTGAAGTTTCAACGCCCGCTCTTTCCCGGCGAAGAAATTACCCTGACCCTTAGCTGGGATGAAACAAAATCCCGGCTTAATTTCCAATATTGCTGTGGTGAAACGGTTGCCAGCAGCGGCAGGATAAACTTATGTCAGTAA
- a CDS encoding COG4648 family protein has translation MSSDKPFRFSPSIIIQGITALAVIGYPFAVYFGLTYWGSSVLAPALIILFASRLILARGKIRQLSWLMKAFALLGIALALTSWLLKQNHWLLYYPVVVSVLLLALFGHSLFNPPTIVERLARLTEPDLPPEGVRYTRKVTQVWCLFFILNGSIALFTCLYGDIQLWTLYNGAISYVLMGLLMSAEWIIRKMLRHA, from the coding sequence ATGAGTAGCGACAAGCCATTCCGGTTTTCCCCCTCAATAATTATTCAGGGAATAACAGCGCTGGCCGTTATCGGTTATCCATTTGCTGTCTATTTTGGTTTAACTTATTGGGGGTCATCAGTATTAGCTCCTGCATTGATAATCCTTTTTGCCAGCCGTTTAATACTGGCTCGGGGGAAGATTCGACAGCTATCCTGGCTGATGAAAGCCTTTGCGCTATTAGGTATAGCATTAGCCCTTACCAGCTGGCTGTTGAAGCAAAATCATTGGTTACTTTACTATCCGGTAGTGGTTAGCGTTCTGTTACTGGCTTTGTTTGGTCATTCACTGTTTAATCCGCCAACCATCGTCGAACGATTAGCAAGATTAACCGAACCTGATTTACCCCCTGAGGGCGTACGCTATACGCGAAAAGTGACTCAGGTTTGGTGTCTGTTTTTTATCTTGAATGGAAGCATAGCGCTCTTCACCTGTTTGTACGGCGATATCCAGTTATGGACCCTGTACAATGGCGCTATCAGTTATGTTTTAATGGGATTATTAATGAGTGCAGAATGGATAATCAGAAAAATGCTGCGTCACGCATAA
- a CDS encoding glycosyltransferase family 2 protein translates to MSVIPSGNRFNPCLIIPCYNHGKTMAATLQQLESFHLHCVIVDDGSQKETASELDRLSQQYDWVTLVRHPHNKGKGGAVLSALKEAQRQKYSHGIQIDADGQHHLEDIPKLLAEAQQYPDQLISGQPIYDDSVPKSRLYSRYITHVWVWIETLSLSIRDSMCGFRAYPVDVVLALADKVPLGQRMDFDTEIMVRLYWQGTQSRFIPTKVIYPEDGLSHFDVWRDNLRISWMHTRLFLSMLPRMPSLIMRHFTAETHWSRTSERKGLWGIRLMVKTYRLFGRRAFNLLLYPVIGFYWLTGNQQRKASEHYLHQLKKYAAQQNHPLPPHLSSYRHFMRFGEAMLDKLACWLGDIKLDQVDFPDKNECMNQMAAQQGTLILGSHLGDLEVCRALGELSFDLKINALVFTQHAERFNQVMQEINPASNINLIQVSHWGPEVAILLKQKLDAGEWVAIVGDRTPVSQYHRESEQRIVWADFLGKPAPFPQGPFILASVLRCPVYLMFGLKPEGQFSIHFEKFADPLILPRENRQQAIQETVERYAKRLEHYSLISPLDWFNFYQFWQLNSPEKKSGDNHES, encoded by the coding sequence ATGTCAGTAATACCATCAGGGAATCGGTTCAATCCCTGCCTGATCATTCCCTGTTACAACCATGGCAAAACCATGGCCGCTACCTTACAGCAGCTTGAATCTTTTCACCTGCATTGCGTTATTGTTGACGATGGCAGCCAAAAAGAAACCGCCAGTGAGTTAGACAGACTCAGTCAGCAATATGACTGGGTAACGCTGGTTCGACACCCTCATAACAAAGGGAAAGGCGGAGCAGTACTCAGCGCATTAAAAGAAGCGCAACGTCAGAAATACAGCCACGGCATACAGATTGATGCTGATGGACAACATCATCTGGAAGACATTCCCAAACTGTTGGCTGAAGCACAACAATATCCTGACCAACTGATTTCTGGTCAGCCCATTTACGATGACAGCGTGCCTAAGTCCCGGCTTTATTCCCGCTACATTACCCACGTTTGGGTGTGGATTGAGACACTGTCGCTATCTATTCGCGATAGCATGTGCGGATTTCGCGCCTACCCGGTAGATGTTGTTTTGGCTTTGGCGGATAAAGTCCCCCTTGGGCAGCGGATGGATTTTGATACTGAAATCATGGTGCGGCTCTACTGGCAAGGCACTCAATCCCGTTTTATTCCAACCAAAGTCATTTATCCTGAAGATGGTTTGTCTCATTTTGATGTCTGGCGCGACAACCTGCGAATTTCGTGGATGCATACCCGACTATTTCTTTCTATGTTACCCAGAATGCCGTCACTGATAATGCGACATTTCACAGCAGAAACTCACTGGTCGCGCACCAGTGAGCGTAAAGGCTTGTGGGGTATTCGCCTGATGGTAAAAACCTATCGCCTGTTTGGTCGACGGGCATTTAATCTTCTGCTGTATCCGGTTATTGGTTTTTACTGGCTAACAGGGAATCAACAGCGCAAAGCTTCAGAACACTATCTGCATCAGCTAAAAAAATATGCAGCACAACAGAATCATCCGCTACCACCTCACCTCAGCAGCTATCGCCACTTTATGCGCTTTGGTGAAGCCATGCTGGACAAACTGGCCTGTTGGTTAGGTGATATTAAGCTGGATCAGGTCGATTTCCCGGACAAAAATGAGTGCATGAACCAAATGGCAGCTCAACAGGGCACCCTGATCCTTGGTTCACATCTGGGCGATTTAGAAGTTTGCAGGGCTCTGGGCGAACTCTCCTTTGATTTAAAAATTAATGCGCTGGTGTTCACTCAGCACGCTGAGCGTTTCAACCAGGTGATGCAAGAAATTAATCCCGCATCCAATATCAATCTGATTCAGGTCAGTCATTGGGGCCCGGAAGTTGCCATTTTGCTAAAACAAAAACTGGATGCCGGAGAATGGGTCGCCATCGTGGGAGATCGCACGCCGGTCAGTCAATATCATCGGGAAAGTGAGCAGCGCATTGTTTGGGCCGACTTTTTAGGGAAGCCGGCCCCCTTTCCTCAGGGACCTTTTATTTTAGCGTCTGTATTGCGCTGTCCGGTATATCTCATGTTTGGCCTGAAACCTGAAGGTCAATTCTCTATCCATTTTGAAAAATTTGCTGACCCGTTAATTCTGCCACGAGAAAACCGCCAGCAAGCGATTCAGGAAACCGTTGAACGCTACGCAAAACGGCTGGAACACTACAGTCTGATATCACCATTAGACTGGTTTAACTTTTATCAATTCTGGCAGTTAAACTCGCCAGAAAAAAAGTCAGGTGATAATCATGAATCTTAA
- a CDS encoding phosphopantetheine-binding protein — translation MDVLNQDIKLLIIESLNLEGMTPEDIDTDAPLFGDGLGLDSIDALELGLAIKNRYGVVLSAESEDTRKHFYSVASLSALIASQRGK, via the coding sequence ATGGATGTATTAAATCAAGATATTAAGCTGCTTATTATTGAATCACTGAATTTAGAAGGCATGACTCCGGAAGATATTGATACGGATGCACCTCTGTTTGGTGATGGTTTAGGTTTGGATTCAATTGATGCATTAGAGCTAGGTTTAGCCATTAAGAATCGCTACGGCGTTGTCCTTTCGGCTGAGAGTGAAGATACCCGCAAACATTTTTATTCCGTCGCCTCTCTTTCAGCGCTTATTGCTTCACAACGCGGCAAATAA
- a CDS encoding acyl carrier protein, whose protein sequence is MDKQQILNEIQTIMVKLFELDADDIKLDAKLYEDLELDSIDAVDLVVHLQKMTGKKINPEVFKSVRTVEDVVNAIDQLLKTQ, encoded by the coding sequence ATGGATAAACAACAGATTCTTAATGAAATTCAAACCATTATGGTAAAGCTTTTTGAGTTAGATGCTGACGATATCAAACTCGATGCCAAACTATATGAAGACTTAGAGCTGGACAGTATTGACGCGGTTGATTTGGTTGTTCACCTGCAAAAAATGACGGGAAAAAAGATTAATCCTGAAGTTTTTAAATCAGTGCGTACTGTTGAAGATGTCGTTAATGCCATCGACCAGTTACTGAAAACTCAGTAA
- a CDS encoding 4Fe-4S single cluster domain-containing protein produces the protein MTIGLSRLHFPVTTLGPGKRIGIWFQGCSIRCVGCLSPETWRFTRSKIATEALVAQIVPWFSLADGITISGGEPFDQPEALSALLRTIRQRFQGDILVFSGYSYTAISAYLDEMNGLIDALVSGPFEQQSSQTLKLRGSDNQVLHLLTERGKANFGDFNQRLNDKEKVLDMTIDEQGMVNLIGIPRRDDMTRLQAILQQQGHHFAPITK, from the coding sequence ATGACGATTGGCCTGTCGCGGTTACATTTTCCGGTCACCACGCTGGGGCCGGGAAAGCGTATTGGCATCTGGTTTCAGGGATGCTCAATTCGCTGTGTTGGCTGCCTTTCGCCGGAAACATGGCGTTTTACCCGGAGCAAAATAGCAACAGAGGCGCTGGTAGCGCAAATCGTCCCCTGGTTTTCACTGGCGGATGGCATCACTATTTCCGGTGGTGAACCTTTCGATCAGCCGGAGGCGTTAAGTGCACTGTTACGTACCATTCGTCAGCGTTTTCAGGGCGATATTCTGGTGTTTAGCGGTTATTCATATACGGCAATCAGCGCTTATCTTGATGAGATGAATGGATTGATTGACGCTCTGGTTTCCGGTCCTTTTGAGCAGCAGAGTTCACAGACTCTTAAACTCAGAGGCAGTGATAATCAGGTATTACACCTGCTGACAGAGAGGGGTAAGGCAAACTTCGGTGACTTTAACCAGCGATTAAATGATAAAGAAAAAGTACTGGATATGACCATCGATGAGCAGGGTATGGTTAATCTGATAGGTATTCCCCGCCGCGATGATATGACGCGTCTGCAGGCGATTCTTCAACAGCAGGGGCACCATTTTGCCCCAATAACTAAATAA